The genomic region CCGACTTTTGCAGAGGAAAAATATTTTGGTTTTGAAATATTGAATGAAGAAAATGAGACTTCTGGAAGCTGCTGATCATTTCTAGAGATGAGCGCATTCAGGTTTCCCCACAAAGTTTTCCCACCAACgaggtggaagaggaagagttcagctgctccagcagcagctgatgtgaTGAATGACAACATCAATGAGAGCAGAACAGAGAGGGAAGCAGggggagaagtgggggggggggagaatctTTTAGTTTCAGGACTTTTGTTGTCAGGTTGTTGTGGAACAAACGTACGGTAATAATCCTGCAGCACCACAGACCAACACCACCACGGAAGCAGGAAGTCCCACTGTTGGGACGAATCATCCTGATttaaaccccaaaaacatgagaaaatgtgtctcctgtgAACGTCGTTCTAGTAGCAGATGAACGTTTGAGCGCAAGTCGTCATTCAGCAGATCAAAGCTAATTTCCGCACCCCATTAACTatggggttaaaggtcagcgtGGGGACTTCCCTTGACTTGGTTCCTGCCAGGTTGATCAGAATCCAACATGGAGTCAAGCACTCCTTCGTGGTGGCTCGTTATCTGAACCACAGAAGCGGAGGAACAGCCTGGAACGGTTTGGTGGGTGTGAGCGGAGCGCTCAGGTGTAAATGCAGCTATTTGTAAATGCACCGTTAGCCTGAGACCACCTGCAGGACCAACAGGAGGCTCCAGAATTAGAGCTGCTGGTGCCGGAGGACATGACACTGAATAGATTcatcagcagaggagcagcgctgtCGCCACAGCGCACGTCACAGCCACGTTCTCTCACTGTCTGACTCCAAGAACGCTTCTCTGCTCCCTCCGCAGTTCCCATCCCATCCAAGCTGAACGGCTCGGCGCTCTCGGCCCTGAGCATGGGGAAGGAGGGCCTGGGCCTCTCCGCTCTGTCCAACCCCGCTGAGGTCTTCTGCTCGGTTCCAGGCCGCCTCTCTCTGCTCAGCTCCAACTCCAAGTACAAGGTGACCGTCGGGGAGGTGCAGCGGCGCCTGGCGCCCCCCGAGTGCCTCAACGCTTCTCTGCTGGGCGGAGTCCTCCGCAGGTGAGAGCAACAATCACCCAAGACGGGGGCAACAAAAGCAAGTTGAACAGATGAAGAGAGGCCTTTATAAAATAACGGAATAAGCACAatttaacaaataaatataGGCCTTTGCTGGGCTTATTTGTAACGTTTGAGTTTCAGGGTATGAAAAGAGGGTTTACAGCTTTAAGTTAGACATGAGCGTGTCGGAGGAACCAAAATGGGTCATGGGACAAGATCACAAGAGAGGCGGTGTGGTTTAAAGAAGCACAGCCCGAGGCTGCGGAGCAGCATCATgacaggctgcaggagccagaacaTCCAGGAGGACCACTCTCTTCTCCTGTTGTTGTGCACTGCTGTCCCAAACATGCTCAAGAGGAATTACACACTGACACCGTCATTATTCACTATTATCAAAAaattattatcatcatttcTGGTGACGAACACGTGATTTGTGGGTAAGGTTTCAGCTTCCACAGATGCTGAAGACggggagagaaaaagaaataacGAAAGCATGAAAAGCAAACTGAAGGCGTAGCAGTGCTGACATGGAGCATACTGTTgggacacacaccaacacaacacacacacacacacacacacccacagaaggAGCCGCTCCTAAAAACTGCTCCCTCTGTCTTGCTGTCTTCCTCCAGGGCAAAGTCAAAGAATGGTGGCCGCTGTCTGAGAGAGCGTCTCGAGAAGATTGGCCTCAACCTGCCCGCCGGGCGACGCAAGGCAGCCAACGTCACTCTCCTAACATCTCTAGTGGAGGgtagggacacacacacacacacacacacacgcacacgcacacgcacacgcacacacaaatgaCCTGTATGCAAgctgacagagagacaaacataTTCACATAGAAATAACCTCGCATGAGCAGGCGAGAATAAACATGTAGCATGGGTaactgcatcacacacacacacacacacacacacacatacatacgaCCTAACCTGACCTGTGCTAACCTGAGTTAAAGCAAAACATTTAGAGTCGTGAGTAATTGTTCAAATGAAGCTAAAGACTTCTGGTCCAAACACTGTTGGCTTCAGACTCCGGTGCTTTCTGTTTTAACCCATTCACATTcgccctcctcgtcctccccctcttcctcctcctcttcctcccctcctccaggtGAGGCCGTCCATCTTGCGCGAGATTTCGGTTACGTGTGTGAGACGGAGTTTCCAGCCAGGGCCACAGCTGAGTATCTGTGCAGGCAGAGCGAGCCGGACCAGCTCCCAACACGCCGCAGCATGCTGCTCGCCACCAAGTGagtccccccctccacacacacacacacacacacacacacacacacacagctgaacaGAGGACGGCACATGTTCTGTGAAGACGAGAGTGGGCACTGCTCGTCGCATTAGTTTAATTCTGTTATCAAGCCACCAAGGCTGTAATTTCATTACTAGAGTGATATGAGGGGGCTGCCAGGCTAATAACAAAGATgctatctgtgggatgacttTGCTAGTGGTGCGATGACACCAAAGGATCCAGTCAGTTTGGAGGTTCATCCTCAGGATCTGAGGATTTCACACAGGATTCTACAACAGCTTCTTTTTCACAGCACTGCAGCCCAACTTGGCCAAGATTCGAACCCGCTAACAGGTTCAGCTGGGCCCACTAGCTTGGTCAGGGTTCTGAGGTCatacagcatcatcatcatcatcctgttgtcctgctgcaCTAACAGCCACCACATGTCCATATCTGCACTGGCTGATCATCGTGCTGGGCTTAAATCTGCcatttgaaaaaagaaaaatcaaatttCCTTTACTCTGCTGTCAGTGCCAACATCTGGATAGAGCTAATCAGAACTTAGTGACCAGTCTGTGGACACATATTCACAGAGTCGCAGAGCATCCACCCGCCCATATGACAAATTACATGTTTAATATGTATTTTCATCATCTCAAATCTGTTTATTCTGTTCTACCAGCCAGAGGGAACCCCGAGAACAGAatttcagtgtgtttttctgtttcttaaatTCCCAGAGAGATATGTAAGGAGTTTGTGGACCTGGTATCCCAAGATCGGTCCCCGCTGGGAGGCAGCCGACCCACCCCCTGTCTGGAGCCTGGCATCCAGGGAAGCCTGACCCACTTCAGCCTACTCACACATGGCTTCGGAACCCCCGCAATCTGTGCCGCGCTGTCCGCCTTCCAGAGCTACCTGTTGGAGGCCATCAAAATGCTGgacaaaggagaaggaggaggcaaGAGCCACCATGACAAGGACCTGAAGCACCGCAAATAAAGAGGGGAGAacaaggatggatggatggacggaagGATGGGAggcaagagagaaaaagagtggGAAAGACAGACTCCTGCCCCTCAACTTTTGCCctcaggataaaaaaaaagaagagaccTTTACCTCCCAGAGAGCCCTGCGGTCCTTCCTGTcgtggagggggcggggcttaataATATCTGTACTGTAACGTTCGTCTACACACACTTCACTAAAAGTGACACGTGGACCTCTTCTAAGCAGCGTTGGGTCATGATGGCATGGACAAAACATCTCTTCATGATGAGtttcttctcacacacacacacacacacacacacacacacacacacacacacacacacacacacacacacacacacacacacacactttggacTGAAGTCATCTGGAAAGTGTTGGAAAGCCATATCCAAGACAACGACCCGCTCTTTGCTCCTTCGGACCTTTGAGGACTTTAAACCAGTCTAATTGGTGTGATTTTTAGGTGGTCATGGGAAATTGAGTTCTCTGGCAGTGGTGGGTCAGGAGGAGTAGAAGGCAGCTAAAGGAGAAtcagtttctttcattttaaagtaCTTCTTGTTggtaacttaaaaaaaaaaaacttaaatcaTTTTGtactttctgtgtgtttattattattattaatgttattattgtattatGTCATAAATGTAATATATTATTAAAAAACTGAGAGCTGATCAGCTGAGTTCCGTTTTGATCCGGAGTATCagaacaataaaaagaaaatggcgCCTTCAGCTGTTTGTTCATCCATCACTCGCTCCAACTTCCTTTTTAGACCCAGGCAGACCAAGAAAACTTCAGGAACTCCAGCAGGAAGAATAAACCCTCAATCTGGATTAGTTCTGTTGGTTATTTGCAGTTGTTAATCAGTGGAACAACAGTAAAACACCTGCATCATATGAGAGCAACAGGTGATCATTTAAACATATGGAGCTCACTTGATCCATAGATCTCCTTATCTTCTTGAATTAAATGCCAAGAAACAGGGATGGAATAGGCAGAAACTATGGGTCACAGCTTCTTTTGCACTAGAGGTTCAGAGTCAGGATGCAAACATGGAGTTTAGTCCAGATTTTTCCTGTCTGTGGAGCATCATTTAGCTTTCAAACTGCAGTTTATGAGCAAATATTAGCAGCACTAGCATTATATTAGCCCTCACCAGGCTGCCAACATCCCTTCAGAAGGAATGTTGCTACACATGTAGATACATAAAAGGTCAGATTCATCACTACTGGGATTTCCACAACTCTGACACCAGGCCCGTGAGGTGCACTTCTGTGATGCAGACCTACAGAGGAGTTCCTCAGGGTCCTTTCACAGACATCAATCCTCTGTCCACACAGATCcaaggagacagcagcagtgtGAACAGGGTTCCAGGGAGAACCGGAGAACTGTTCCAGGGCCCAaagctccactcctccatctgtTCTCCCACAGAACACCTCTCACCTCCACTGATACACACTTATATTTAACCTGGATTAGATACTCAACTCAGTTACTGTTGtccagggacacacacacacacacgcacacacacacacctgccgtatgtctctgtctcctcccatCTCATTACCCTCGTGCATCTTCTCCCCTCTCAtcccttcatctccatctcttgCAACCTTACctacacccctccaccccccccccgcccccctctctATCTGACACCCAGCAGGGccgctctctccatctctccccgcGCCTCCAG from Takifugu rubripes chromosome 12, fTakRub1.2, whole genome shotgun sequence harbors:
- the tfap2e gene encoding transcription factor AP-2-epsilon isoform X1; translation: MLWKSRTKNDSLQDRAEGLSGSSPGGRLSQLSSLNQAAYSTAPPLCHTPASDFQPPYFPPPYPQSSLPYSQSQDYSHLSDPYPSINSIHQHQQAAWHSQRSRSEEGGLLSQSHRALSLDPRREYPAVPRLLHGLGEGAAALGDGPLGMHLGHHGLEDLQGMEEGSALGILDHSVIKKVPIPSKLNGSALSALSMGKEGLGLSALSNPAEVFCSVPGRLSLLSSNSKYKVTVGEVQRRLAPPECLNASLLGGVLRRAKSKNGGRCLRERLEKIGLNLPAGRRKAANVTLLTSLVEGEAVHLARDFGYVCETEFPARATAEYLCRQSEPDQLPTRRSMLLATKEICKEFVDLVSQDRSPLGGSRPTPCLEPGIQGSLTHFSLLTHGFGTPAICAALSAFQSYLLEAIKMLDKGEGGGKSHHDKDLKHRK
- the tfap2e gene encoding transcription factor AP-2-epsilon isoform X2; its protein translation is MLIHTYSAMDRAEGLSGSSPGGRLSQLSSLNQAAYSTAPPLCHTPASDFQPPYFPPPYPQSSLPYSQSQDYSHLSDPYPSINSIHQHQQAAWHSQRSRSEEGGLLSQSHRALSLDPRREYPAVPRLLHGLGEGAAALGDGPLGMHLGHHGLEDLQGMEEGSALGILDHSVIKKVPIPSKLNGSALSALSMGKEGLGLSALSNPAEVFCSVPGRLSLLSSNSKYKVTVGEVQRRLAPPECLNASLLGGVLRRAKSKNGGRCLRERLEKIGLNLPAGRRKAANVTLLTSLVEGEAVHLARDFGYVCETEFPARATAEYLCRQSEPDQLPTRRSMLLATKEICKEFVDLVSQDRSPLGGSRPTPCLEPGIQGSLTHFSLLTHGFGTPAICAALSAFQSYLLEAIKMLDKGEGGGKSHHDKDLKHRK